Within Oryzias melastigma strain HK-1 linkage group LG23, ASM292280v2, whole genome shotgun sequence, the genomic segment tattgttCTTGTTTGGATCGGCTCAAACTGGTTGAGTTAAatgctttaaactaactaaaggTCAGTCGTGAGGATCGTCAGTTTCTGCAGTCAATCAGGATCCGGATCATTGACACAGACGTGTGTTGACCATCTGATTGACTTTCCAAGACATTTGAAGAGGTAAATGAACCGTAGATCTGTTCTCCTCATCAATGTTCGTATTTTATCTTCTCAGCGTTCCACAGACGCTTCAAGGCCTTCAAGTCGTCCTCCTTCCACCATGACGGACGGACGTTCGGGATTCACTACGGATCTGGACACTTGCTTGGAGTCATGGGCAAAGACACTCTAAGGGTTTGACTACTAAACAGATTACAAAATATCTAGAACGGTTCTTACTGGTGAGGGGAGGGGCTGCATGTTCTGTCAAAGATCAGGACCGCCAATCCTGGGAATTGGACCCCAAACCAATCAATAGACCAAAATCTGCTCCGCCCATTAAACTACAGCCACAACCAACCAAACTGAAAGCACTCATGGGTTTGTAAACATATGAGACATTTTGTTTCTCAGCTGAATAAACCGCCAGCGTCCTCTGTGGTCTTTGAACTTGTCTTCATCCATCCAGAACCAGAGCGTTTCACGAGTTTCATAACTtacaaactgtttaaaaaaattaactttaaaaatgctctGTTCCAGATCGGTAATCTGACCATCCTCAACCAAGAATTTGGAGAGTCTGTGTATGAACCCGGCTCGACCTTTGTAACAGCAAAGTTCGACGGTGTTCTGGGTCTGGCCTACCCATCTCTCGCAGAGATCATCGGAAACCCCGTCTTTGACAACATGCTGGCACAGAAGATATTGGACGAGCCGGTCTTCTCTTTCTACCTCAGCAGGTGCTTTCTACACGAGAATCAATGTCAGCTGCTGTGACCATGTCAAAGAAACAGCAGATGGAGAAACTTTAGTTTGGAAGACTGTTTTCCTGTTGGCATTCCTTATGTCTGCTTGTTGTTGTCTCGGGGTTTCTAAAGGATTCAGGACATGGATGACGTTTCAGCTGTGCTGTTTAATGTTTTCAACAGTTTCAAACTTTCATGAAATGTTTCACATAGTTTATAGGTTTTCTTTAACCTGACAGGATTCAAAGGCTGAAAccaaattctgttttctttctttatgtttcCTATGCACAGCGCCTTGAGCTGGCGCGGGCCATGAAAagagctttataaataaagatttgattcaatttgatgTTAGCACGTAGCTACCAACGCtcagaaaatatgtaaaatcatctgttttataatcttaaaaaaaatatttcggaTACCCcttcccttcaaatgcccctacaggTGGAGGGGTAGGGGGAggatttggatttggcctaaaAGTCAAGTATTTGTCTTATTAGAGTCTCTGAAAGATCCTGGAAAAGTGAGATACTGTAACTACTAGGGTCTCGgccgggggtgggggggggggNNNNNNNNNNNCCAATCCCACTCCTGGAGTGTTGCAGTTCTGCTTCTTTCCCATCTTCCatcatgttctttttctttcaggagTACAGGTAAAGGTGTCCCAGAAGGAGAACTGTTACTTGGTGGAACAGATGAGAGTTTGTACATTGGACCAATCAACTGGGTTCCTGTCTCTATAAAGGGATACTGGCAGATCAGAATGGacaggtgtgtgtgtctgcggTTTGACAGGtgcttcacatttaaatgttggtCAAACCGTCAAGGTGACGAGCTCGTGTGTCAGTGTGTCCGTCCAGGGGGTGAGTTCCCTTTGTCGGCGTGGATGCGAGGCCATCGTTGACACAGGAACGTCCCTCATTGCTGGACCCCCCAGAGAAGTCCTAAAACTCCATCAGCTCATCGGAGCGACACCCACTAACTTTGGCGATGTAAGGAACCAATCTGATGCTGCAGACCTGAGTGAAACTGATGACAAACTAACTGACGATGGGAATTGACAAGAACTATGGTCGTCCACAGACGAGTTGAAGGACCATCAACCCAATATCCTCGTGGCTGTTTCCTTCAACACTTTAACTCAGTTATTTCTCTTCTTGTGTTTCAGTTTGTTGTGGATTGTGCCAGATTGTCTAGTTTGCCTCATGTGACTTTTGTCCTGGGTGGAGTGGAGTACACGCTGACTTCTGAGCACTACATCAGGAAGGTGAGACCAGCTCCGTTGTCCTCCTCAAACAATGAAAGCTTTGCAGCTTCTTCATGACGTGTAGTGACCAACAGGTCTCGGGATGTCTGTTATTTGCAGGCCTTTATTCAAGTAAATGGATTTactgaatttagaaaaaaattcaagataAAAGATTCTTTGCTAATGTAAAGAAATAGACAGAACTTATCATTTCTATTCTAGTTGGTGCCCATTTGCAAACACGAGTTTTTCAAACTGTGATTAAAAAACGTTTATCCAGCCGTGATTTTACTTTTacacaacattttcttttgttttagaaacTACAAAAGTCTTACTAGTGTAATTCTGTTGTGTTTGTCATAGTATGCCATAGTACTGTATGTTGACTCAGTCAACATACAGTACTATGGTCAATGTGCTTTAAAGAGTCCGAGCTAAATCCTGGCCagctcaaacatttgattggcCCCTGCATCTCCTCAGGTATCTTACCTCAGGTGTTTGCACCTGCAGCATCCGTCTCGTCCAggttcattttctgtttctgtcaccATCAGGAGACGTTCGGCAGCAGAGATCTCTGCTTCACCGGTTTCATGGCTGCAGAAATCTTTTCTGCTGAGGGTGCCCTGTGGATTCTGGGAGATGTTTTCCTCACTCAGTATTACACCATCTTTGACAAAGGACAGGACCGGGTTGGCTTTGCCCGAGCCAAACACGTCATTGAAGAGTCACAGG encodes:
- the nots gene encoding nothepsin, whose amino-acid sequence is MSKVLLLLLLVWTCTASALLRVPLRRNPTIRTQLRAEGLLEQFLKENQPDIFNRRFAQCFPPGTPSLRLGRSSEKIYNFMDAQYYGEISLGTPEQNFSVIFDTGSSDLWVPSSYCVSQACAFHRRFKAFKSSSFHHDGRTFGIHYGSGHLLGVMGKDTLRIGNLTILNQEFGESVYEPGSTFVTAKFDGVLGLAYPSLAEIIGNPVFDNMLAQKILDEPVFSFYLSRSTGKGVPEGELLLGGTDESLYIGPINWVPVSIKGYWQIRMDSVSVQGVSSLCRRGCEAIVDTGTSLIAGPPREVLKLHQLIGATPTNFGDFVVDCARLSSLPHVTFVLGGVEYTLTSEHYIRKETFGSRDLCFTGFMAAEIFSAEGALWILGDVFLTQYYTIFDKGQDRVGFARAKHVIEESQEQFDQ